A section of the Malus sylvestris chromosome 17, drMalSylv7.2, whole genome shotgun sequence genome encodes:
- the LOC126611946 gene encoding uncharacterized protein LOC126611946: MGYVKKAKANKINRKKGSKFPEIDVFADIYVRPGDEMTESLHALKGNFILNKPYLIISYPYPNLPYLIQSCFISTLSYLIISLSYLTLPPAAKGIPYHIQPLLI; encoded by the exons ATGGGCTATGTG AAGAAGGCGAAGGCAAACAAGATCAATCGGAAG AAGGGTTCAAAATTTCCAGAGATCGACGTCTTTGCTGACATTTATGTTCGGCCTGGGGATGAGATGACCGAGTCCCTTCAT GCATTAAAGGGAAACTTTATCCTTAACAAACCTTATCTAATCATATCATATCCTTATCCAAacttaccttatcttatccagtcCTGTTTTAtctcaaccttatcttatcttatcatatcaTTATCCTATCTTACCTTACCTCCAGCTGCAAAGGGGATTCCTTATCACATTCAACCACTTCTAATATGA